A genomic segment from Centroberyx gerrardi isolate f3 chromosome 22, fCenGer3.hap1.cur.20231027, whole genome shotgun sequence encodes:
- the myca gene encoding transcriptional regulator Myc-A isoform X2 has protein sequence MPLNSSLSSKNYDYDYDSLQPYFYYDNEEEDFYHQQLQPPAPSEDIWKKFELLPTPPLSPSRRPSLSSLFPSTADQLEMVTEFLGDDVVNQSIICDADYSQTFLKSIIIQDCMWSGFSAAAKLEKVVSERLASLHAARKESAAGEGAECAATGRLNSNYLQDLNTSASECIDPSVVFPYPIAETPKPSAMTPPKDLALDTPPNSGSSSSSCSDSDEDGDDDEEEEEEEEEEEEEEIDVVTVEKRQSVKRCDSSPSETRHPSPLVLKRCHVSTHQHNYAAHPSTRHEQPAVKRLKLESSSSSSGGGGHSRVLKQISSNRKCSSPRTSDTEDYDKRRTHNVLERQRRNELKLSFFALRDEIPEVANNEKAAKVVILKKATECIYSMQSDEQRLVSLKEQLRRKSELLRQRLAQLQSSRA, from the exons ATGCCGCTGAATTCAAGTTTGTCAAGTAAAAACTATGACTACGACTACGATTCCCTTCAACCGTATTTCTACTATGACAACGAAGAAGAGGATTTCTATCATCAGCAGCTTCAGCCTCCGGCACCGAGCGAAGACATCTGGAAGAAATTTGAATtgctccccacccctcccctctccccgaGCCGCCGGCCGTCCCTGTCCAGCCTCTTCCCCTCCACCGCGGATCAACTGGAGATGGTGACGGAGTTCCTGGGAGACGACGTGGTCAACCAGAGCATCATCTGCGACGCCGACTACTCCCAGACCTTCCTCAAGTCCATCATCATCCAGGACTGCATGTGGAGCGGCTTCTCGGCCGCGGCCAAGCTGGAGAAAGTGGTGTCGGAGCGGCTCGCCTCTCTGCACGCCGCGAGGAAGGAGTCGGCCGCCGGCGAAGGTGCGGAGTGCGCCGCCACCGGGAGGCTGAACAGCAACTACCTGCAGGATCTGAACACATCCGCATCGGAGTGCATCGACCCCTCGGTGGTTTTCCCCTATCCGATAGCCGAGACGCCCAAGCCGAGCGCGATGACACCGCCTAAGGATTTGGCACTGGATACCCCACCaaacagcggcagcagcagcagcagttgcaGTGACTCAG ACGAGGATGGAGATgatgacgaggaggaggaggaggaagaagaagaggaggaggaggaagagatcgATGTGGTTACGGTGGAGAAGAGGCAGTCTGTGAAGCGGTGCGACTCCAGCCCATCAGAGACCAGACACCCCAGCCCGCTTGTGCTGAAGAGGTGCCATGTCTCCACCCACCAGCATAATTACGCCGCCCATCCATCCACGAGGCACGAGCAGCCGGCTGTCAAGAGGCTGAAgctggagagcagcagcagcagcagcggcggcggcggccacAGCAGGGTCCTCAAACAGATCAGCAGCAACCGCAAGTGTTCCAGTCCCCGGACGTCCGACACGGAGGACTACGACAAGAGAAGGACTCATAACGTACTGGAGCGCCAGAGGAGAAACGAGCTCAAGTTGAGCTTCTTCGCTCTACGGGACGAGATCCCGGAGGTGGCCAACAACGAGAAGGCGGCCAAGGTGGTCATCCTGAAGAAGGCTACAGAGTGCATTTACAGCATGCAGTCGGATGAACAGAGACTCGTCTCGCTCAAAGAGCAGCTGAGGAGGAAAAGTGAACTCTTGAGGCAGAGGCTCGCACAGCTGCAGAGTTCTCGTGCCTGA
- the myca gene encoding transcriptional regulator Myc-A isoform X1 produces the protein MPLNSSLSSKNYDYDYDSLQPYFYYDNEEEDFYHQQLQPPAPSEDIWKKFELLPTPPLSPSRRPSLSSLFPSTADQLEMVTEFLGDDVVNQSIICDADYSQTFLKSIIIQDCMWSGFSAAAKLEKVVSERLASLHAARKESAAGEGAECAATGRLNSNYLQDLNTSASECIDPSVVFPYPIAETPKPSAMTPPKDLALDTPPNSGSSSSSCSDSEDEDGDDDEEEEEEEEEEEEEEIDVVTVEKRQSVKRCDSSPSETRHPSPLVLKRCHVSTHQHNYAAHPSTRHEQPAVKRLKLESSSSSSGGGGHSRVLKQISSNRKCSSPRTSDTEDYDKRRTHNVLERQRRNELKLSFFALRDEIPEVANNEKAAKVVILKKATECIYSMQSDEQRLVSLKEQLRRKSELLRQRLAQLQSSRA, from the exons ATGCCGCTGAATTCAAGTTTGTCAAGTAAAAACTATGACTACGACTACGATTCCCTTCAACCGTATTTCTACTATGACAACGAAGAAGAGGATTTCTATCATCAGCAGCTTCAGCCTCCGGCACCGAGCGAAGACATCTGGAAGAAATTTGAATtgctccccacccctcccctctccccgaGCCGCCGGCCGTCCCTGTCCAGCCTCTTCCCCTCCACCGCGGATCAACTGGAGATGGTGACGGAGTTCCTGGGAGACGACGTGGTCAACCAGAGCATCATCTGCGACGCCGACTACTCCCAGACCTTCCTCAAGTCCATCATCATCCAGGACTGCATGTGGAGCGGCTTCTCGGCCGCGGCCAAGCTGGAGAAAGTGGTGTCGGAGCGGCTCGCCTCTCTGCACGCCGCGAGGAAGGAGTCGGCCGCCGGCGAAGGTGCGGAGTGCGCCGCCACCGGGAGGCTGAACAGCAACTACCTGCAGGATCTGAACACATCCGCATCGGAGTGCATCGACCCCTCGGTGGTTTTCCCCTATCCGATAGCCGAGACGCCCAAGCCGAGCGCGATGACACCGCCTAAGGATTTGGCACTGGATACCCCACCaaacagcggcagcagcagcagcagttgcaGTGACTCAG AAGACGAGGATGGAGATgatgacgaggaggaggaggaggaagaagaagaggaggaggaggaagagatcgATGTGGTTACGGTGGAGAAGAGGCAGTCTGTGAAGCGGTGCGACTCCAGCCCATCAGAGACCAGACACCCCAGCCCGCTTGTGCTGAAGAGGTGCCATGTCTCCACCCACCAGCATAATTACGCCGCCCATCCATCCACGAGGCACGAGCAGCCGGCTGTCAAGAGGCTGAAgctggagagcagcagcagcagcagcggcggcggcggccacAGCAGGGTCCTCAAACAGATCAGCAGCAACCGCAAGTGTTCCAGTCCCCGGACGTCCGACACGGAGGACTACGACAAGAGAAGGACTCATAACGTACTGGAGCGCCAGAGGAGAAACGAGCTCAAGTTGAGCTTCTTCGCTCTACGGGACGAGATCCCGGAGGTGGCCAACAACGAGAAGGCGGCCAAGGTGGTCATCCTGAAGAAGGCTACAGAGTGCATTTACAGCATGCAGTCGGATGAACAGAGACTCGTCTCGCTCAAAGAGCAGCTGAGGAGGAAAAGTGAACTCTTGAGGCAGAGGCTCGCACAGCTGCAGAGTTCTCGTGCCTGA